The sequence gtctgttaaccaattttcaatccatgcaggacattaccaccaatcccatatgcttcaattttgcacacgaacctcttatgtgggaatttatcaaaggcattctggaaatccaaataaaccacacccactggttcttccttatctattctacaagttacaacctcaaaaaactccagtaggtttgcaaacacgatttccctttcataaatgcacgttgactttgtctaatcccgttgatattttctaagtgtcctgttatcatatcctttataatagacttcaGCATTTTCCCTCCGACTGATGTTGGACTGAACtttctgtcgttccctgttttctctctccctcccttttcaatagtggggttacatttgccaccctccaatcttacccagaccctatttgtCAGTGcaatcttaggaacataggaacataggaacagcagcaggccattcagcccttcgtgcctgctccaccatttgaaaagatcatggctgatctgcgatctaactccatatacccgcctttagcaaatatcccttaatacctttgattgctaaaatactatctatctcagatttaaattcagcaattgagctaatatcacttgccatttgcggaagagagttccccccttctaccaccctttgtgtgcagaaatgttttctaatctctctcctgaaagatctggctctaatttttagactgtgccccctactcctagaatccccaaccagcggacatagcttctctctatccaccctatccgttccccttaatgtcttgtAAACGTCGATTTGATCAACCCTcttccttcgaaactccagagaatacaaccccaatttgtgtcatctctccctttaacctaacccttgaagtccgggtatcattccagtaaacctacgctgcactccctccaaggacaatatgtccttccggaggtgcggtgcccagaactgctcacagtactccaggtgcagtcgaaccagggttttggatagctgcagcataacttctgcctctttgtactctagtcctctcgatataaaggccagcattccattcgccttattgataATTTTCTGCACGTGTTCAtcgcacttcaatgatctctgtacctgaaaccctcggtccctttggacatgcactgtttttaactttttaccatttagaaagtaccctgttctaaccttttttgatccaaagtggatgacctcacatttgtctacattgaattccatttgccacagttttgcccactcacctaatctatcaatatccctttgtaattttatgttttcatctaaacagcatacaataccaccaatctttgtgtcatcggcaaacttagatatgcgaCATTCTATGTCTTCATCGAGTCCTTAATAAattttgtgaataattgaggccccaagacagatccctgcgggactccactggtcacatcatgccaatgtgagtacctacccattacccctactctgttgcctttcggtcagccaacttcctaacgaagtccgtacttttccatcGATTCCATGGGCGTCTATCTTAGCTCACAGTCTCTTacgcgggaccttatcaaatgccttctggaagtccatataaataacaggtATGTGTTTGTGTGATCTGTACTTTCCTGACACAATTTGGTTATCCTTACTcctatcactttcctgcactgcatccttgTCTTTTCTATTTAGCATTCTTGATTTCTCTGCAGCGGGAACCTTCcccacttatttagtttaaagcactATCTGCCTCCctcgttattcgattcgctagaactctggcccCAACATGGTTCAGGTGTCAtctgtcccaacagaacagctcactctttccccagtactggtgccagtcccCCTCGAATCGAAACACCTTTCTCCCACATCAATATTTGAGAcacacattcatctccctgatccgatTGAACCGATACCAATTTGCTCGTCGCTCAGGTACTagtccagagattattatctttttggttctgctttttaatttagtcccgagctgctcaaactctctgagCAGGACCTTTTTCttcgtcctacctatgtcgttgatacctccgttgaccacgacaactggatcctccccctcccacttcaatttttctccagcccggaggagatgtccttaaccctggcaccgggtcggTAACACAGGTTTCGGGACTCAAGCTCCTGGCTGCTGAGAACAGTGTCCGTCCCCCTAACTAtaatgtcgcctactacaaccaccttcctttttactccccccacttgaacggctttccGTACCACGGTACCATTGTCAGTTCGTTTATCCTCCCCACAGTCTCCTCACTTGTCCACAAGAGttccaagaacctcaaatctattggtcaAGCGCAGGGACTGACGCTCCTgctatactacctcctggatccccggacctgcctcactcgcagtcacaccctcctgtccctgaccacgtgtcaattctaaagtatttaatcgaagtggtgtggctgcctcctggagggaAAGGTCCGGGTAGCTTCCTCCCTCCTTGATATCTCGCAATGTCCACTGCTCGGACTCCAGCGCCTCAACTCGcagccgaagttccttgagccacagacacttaccgcagatgcagtcgccctggacaaaaatgtccacaagctcccacatattgctgcAGCAACacactcctgttctcccattgttttacttatataattaattaagttagtgttaatcaaattatttacctattTTAATTGATCAGACCAATTAAATTAAGTTGAGTTTTCAAAATTTAGTTCTCTGCTATttgttaacttaaaacttagcccacagtcgcTGCCAATCAATTACCTGCCTCACCAGTGACGTCAcattgcagttttctcttgttgcaggtctgctgcttttctccccactctcgggcctcggtctgctgctgcttttatccccgctctcgggcctcggtctgctgctgcttttatccccgctctcgggcctcggtctgctgctgcttttatccccgctctcgggcctcggtctgctgctgcttttatccccgctctcgggtctcggtctgctgctgcttttatccccgctctcgggcctcggtctgctgctgcttttctccccgctctcgggcctcggtctgctgctgcttttatccccgctctcgggcctcggtctgctgcttttgtccccgctctcgggcctcggtctgatgctgcttttatccccgctctcgggcctcggtctgctgctgcttttatccccgctctcgtgcctcggtctgttgctgcttttatccccgctctcgggtctcggtctgctgctgcttttatccccgctctcgggcctcggtctgctgctgcttttctccccgctctcgggcctcggtctgctgctgcttttatccccgctctcgggcctcggtctgctgcttttgtccccgctctcgggcctcggtctgatgctgcttttatccccgctctcgggcctcggtctgctgctgcttttatccccgctctcgtgcctcggtctgttgctgcttttattcccgctctcgggcctcggtatGCTGCTGCTTTTCGATCCGCTCTCGgaactcggtctgctgctgcttttatccccgctctcgggcctcggtctgcggctgcttttatccccaatcTCGGTATGCTGCTGCTGCTCAgttccgccgccgctctgcggaaaaaaagTCAGGAGAAAAAGGCAAAGCAGCATCTCTTTCCCACACCGCACCGAACTTCCATAATTACCAAACTCTCAAATTGCTCACTCCGTGCCCGCTGCTTGACACGAATGTTCCCCTTTCACACTCAATTGCAATAATGGCTCTTTCTTCTCGTGCGCTTCCATCAGGAAGTTAAACGTCATGGTAACAGACAGGAGCTGAGAATGAGCATTCCTTCACTCTCGCAGCAAATTGTTAATGAACTTTCAGGAACCTGCTCCAATTCCGCAACAGGATCCCTGCTGATGCTCCTGTTGCCCCGGTGAACCCCAGAAGTAATACTGCAGTTACCTTCAACAGGTTTTATTTTCCataatttaattttatttcagaTCATTGCCCAACATCTCCCATTTTTCAGATTAACAGAAAGAAGGACTTTCTAATACAGAGAATGATTTGAAATTTCGATTTAGTTATGAGAAGAATCTTTGGTTTGATTTAATTTTATCTAATTTTTAACCAATCTGCgaatcagtgaccagggagatttCAGTAGAGTTTTCAGTTCTTCTCTGAAATTCCTCTGGgtaactgcataaatacacgtatttgtgcagcaactcaaaaACTCGAGCAGATATCCGCTTTCAGTGGCGATATATCCAGGGTTTGAATAATCACCTTGGAAATAAACGGTGCTCGAAAGCCTGGTGACAGAAAAACTCACGGCAGCTGttatccacaacagtataaaactgcccgatatggtGGAGAGCAAAATGATGGATCTCCTTCGGTTCTCCACCTCTGGGTCACTCTGATTGTTAGTGCTGTGACCGCGGAGTTCTCTGCGGACTCTATTGGCCACTAAAATTCTTCTTACGGTCAAAGAATTAAACAGTGCTATGAAAGCAAAGGGAATCAATAGGGCTGACAGAGTCTGAATCCAGCTGTATGCTTCCCATGCAGGTAATGTAAAAACTTCCATCTTTGGCCAGCATCCCCACTGCacattgttaattattcgttcaggtcCATATGAAAACAACATAGGAATGCCCTTTAAATAAGCCAGGACAGTGATTGTTACTGTAACCACGATTGCCGTTCTCTTGGTCCAATACTTCCTTTTAAACTCTTGAAAGCAAATCgacacaaatcggtcaaatgaaaACGAAACTGTAAACCATACCGACATATCAACTACGGCAcaattattgtacagaatgaacttACAAACCATAGTGTAGGACAGGAAAGAATATGGAAAGTGATAATAGAATATCTGATTGACgattacattgaagatgatgaccagtagatctgctgttgccatggccaccatgtagacagagacacatttggaaaggccgcaatttcctctggagagaatcacaattgtcactacatttgctgtaagaaagagggagaagaggaaagtTACTGGGGACACTCAGGTGGAATCTCACTGTATATATTTGAAATGTTCAGCAGTGATGCTCCTTACGGTGATGTACACGGGCTCCTTTTTAAGGGAGAGCATTAGCGAGAATGTTAAAAAGAAGGAATACATTACGCAGAAAAATTAAAGGGAGAAAAATAGCTGGTCCGAGATTTCCAAGGACTGCCTGGAAACGGGGAGCACCTGGAGAATGAGGATTGGGGGAGGGAAGCGAGTGACCTTGTTGATTTTTGCAAGTCAATAAGTAACCAGATTCTCTGTTATCCATCCAGATATATATTTCGGTGCAGCGTTGAGCGCTGAGCTCAAACCGCCATGAAGGTTTCACCACGGATTCCACCCACTCAAATTTATCAGTTATCCCCTGAATTGGTGCTACTGATTTGCCCACGCATTCCGCCAAGGCGATGATTAACCTCAGATGGTAAAATCCAAAATCAACCCCGGAATATCCCAGACGGCCCTGCAGGATAGCAGAGTGGCAACTGGAGAAACCCGCAAAGGTTCTTTGCAGCAAGATGCAATTCGCTGGACCGCGTTAGCTGTGGTTTGAACAAATGCTACACACATTATCTTTCAAAGTCACCTGTTAGAGGGAAATGTCTTAATCCAAGTAATTACCCATATTAAGCagagtgatcatagaatcacagagccACATACGGATACAGCTTATaagaaggccattcggaccatcgtgcctgttagCAATTCAATCGGTGCAATGCAGTCAGGCAACACAATCTTTCGTGAGCTGCCTACTGTGCAATAGAAGGGCGTAACCCGCCCTCCTGCAGTCAAGCGAGAAAATACGAGCACCCATTGTCTCCGATTTATCGACCAGAATAGCGTCTTGCCTGCAGCCCGGACTCGTTGGCTATGAACTGATATTTATCACTTTTTCCTATCGACTCTGTGATTTTACAATGAGGTTATTATCGGGAATCTGTAACATGATCAAACAG comes from Heptranchias perlo isolate sHepPer1 unplaced genomic scaffold, sHepPer1.hap1 HAP1_SCAFFOLD_53, whole genome shotgun sequence and encodes:
- the LOC137315013 gene encoding probable G-protein coupled receptor 139, whose amino-acid sequence is MVAMATADLLVIIFNVIVNQIFYYHFPYSFLSYTMVCKFILYNNCAVVDMSVWFTVSFSFDRFVSICFQEFKRKYWTKRTAIVVTVTITVLAYLKGIPMLFSYGPERIINNVQWGCWPKMEVFTLPAWEAYSWIQTLSALLIPFAFIALFNSLTVRRILVANRVRRELRGHSTNNQSDPEVENRRRSIILLSTISGSFILLWITAAVSFSVTRLSSTVYFQGDYSNPGYIATESGYLLEFLSCCTNTCIYAVTQRNFREELKTLLKSPWSLIRRLVKN
- the LOC137315002 gene encoding serine-rich 25 kDa antigen protein-like → MLLCLFLLTFFPQSGGGTEQQQHTEIGDKSSRRPRPESGDKSSSRPSSESGSKSSSIPRPESGNKSSNRPRHESGDKSSSRPRPESGDKSSIRPRPESGDKSSRPRPESGDKSSSRPRPESGEKSSSRPRPESGDKSSSRPRPESGDKSSNRPRHESGDKSSSRPRPESGDKSSIRPRPESGDKSSRPRPESGDKSSSRPRPESGEKSSSRPRPESGDKSSSRPRPESGDKSSSRPRPESGDKSSSRPRPESGDKSSSRPRPESGDKSSSRPRPESGEKSSRPATRENCNVTSLVRQIRR